Proteins co-encoded in one Bacteroidota bacterium genomic window:
- a CDS encoding type II toxin-antitoxin system HicB family antitoxin — protein sequence MNDYHINIFHSEEDQGWIADIPDLVHCSAFGETPEEALREALIAKEAWLEAARSEGKEIPLPKYRPVIYQMPQQA from the coding sequence ATGAACGACTATCATATCAACATATTCCACAGCGAAGAGGATCAGGGATGGATTGCGGATATTCCCGACCTTGTTCATTGCTCGGCATTCGGCGAAACGCCGGAGGAGGCGCTGCGCGAGGCACTCATTGCAAAGGAGGCGTGGCTTGAAGCAGCCCGATCAGAGGGGAAAGAGATTCCTCTTCCAAAATATCGTCCTGTCATCTATCAGATGCCCCAGCAGGCATGA
- a CDS encoding type II toxin-antitoxin system MqsA family antitoxin — translation MNHDLCPLCSGTKRKGTITFTVDYSDGVLVVRNVPATVCSQCCEEWIADTDASRLEQYARIARNEKKQFEVVDFTLASAA, via the coding sequence ATGAATCACGACCTATGCCCGCTGTGCAGCGGAACAAAGCGGAAGGGAACCATCACATTTACAGTGGATTATTCCGACGGCGTGTTGGTGGTGAGAAACGTTCCCGCGACAGTTTGCTCACAGTGCTGTGAAGAATGGATTGCGGATACTGATGCCTCCCGACTTGAGCAGTATGCCCGGATCGCCCGCAACGAAAAGAAACAATTTGAAGTTGTGGACTTCACCCTGGCGTCAGCGGCGTAA